From the Dryobates pubescens isolate bDryPub1 chromosome 29, bDryPub1.pri, whole genome shotgun sequence genome, one window contains:
- the POLE3 gene encoding DNA polymerase epsilon subunit 3, with protein sequence MAERPEDLNLPNAVITRIIKEALPDGVNISKEARSAISRAASVFVLYATSCANNFAMKGKRKTLNAGDVLSAMEEMEFQRFVAPLKESLEVYRREQRGKKEARKDKDKKTDSEEQDKSREEENEDEDERMEEEEQNDEEEVDN encoded by the exons ATGGCGGAGAGACCGGAGGACCTGAACCTGCCCAACGCCGTCATCACCCGCATCATCAAGGAGGCG CTTCCTGATGGGGTGAACATCTCCAAAGAAGCTCGGAGCGCGATATCCCGGGCAGCGAGCGTCTTTGTGCTCTATGCCACATCATG TGCCAATAACTTTGCcatgaaggggaagaggaagacgCTGAACGCCGGCGATGTTCTCTCTGccatggaggagatggagttccAGCGATTCGTCGCCCCTCTGAAGGAGTCCCTGGAAG TTTACAGGCgcgagcagagagggaagaaagaagcgAGGAAGGACAAGGACAAGAAGACAGACTCGGAGGAGCAGGATAAGAGCcgagaggaagagaatgaggatgaggatgaaagGATGGAGGAAGAAGAGCAAAATGATGAGGAAGAGGTGGACAACTGA